A portion of the Rhizoctonia solani chromosome 6, complete sequence genome contains these proteins:
- a CDS encoding redoxin domain-containing protein translates to MSASIKVGDTIPEAEFPTVFWSEELESGAPVVFQAQHKGLGRQKGVVVAVPGAFTPTCHVNHIPAYVKNSQLQDKGVDQSSSSLPMIHLSCRAGAATVLFVTDTYAEWSKKLGLSVDLTGHGLGERTGRYALILDDLKVTKLFVEPNPGAVSNTGAEHILAEL, encoded by the exons ATG TCTGCTAGCATCAAAGTCGGTGACACTATCCCCGAGGCTGAGTTCCCCACTGTCTTCTGGAGCGAGGAGCTCGAGAGCGGTGCGCCTGTGGTGTTC CAAGCTCAGCACAAAGGACTGGGCAGGCAAAAAGGTGTCGTCGTTGCTGTTCCTGGCGCATTCACT CCCACGTGCCATGTCAACCACATCCCTGCCTATGTTAAGAACTCCCAGCTTCAAGACAAGGGTGTTGACCagtcgtcgtcgtcgctgCCAATGATCCATTTGTCATGTCGGGCTGGGGCCGCAACG GTCCTCTTCGTGACCGACACCTATGCGGAGTGGTCGAAGAAGCTCGGTCTCAGCGTCGATCTTACTGGTCACGGACTTGGCGAACGTACCGGCCGTTACGCGTTGATCCTCGACGACCTCAAGGTGACGAAGCTCTTC GTCGAGCCTAACCCGGGTGCCGTCTCTAACACTGGAGCCGAACACATTCTCGCCGAGCTTTAA
- a CDS encoding Fungal specific transcription factor domain: MKPIVSCDKCLGDKVQCRFKPTQYDRCQGCTALGIECSWTHVPKPELTPDTSYIKYLESKVKDIEKYLKRNRPDIKTKKDIDCLLEDEGDTTFALLDSTSDIHTGQTSSGIDLTESPTLSQFIRRSRMAEFGSKATADDENTMWEATSANFRNSRYYGHSSTCILSRDAMIIRYDCQNGQIPSSISGGGYIRPEFWNTSSVEMRLLQQHAHDIWEAEKMLLNLPSDDLMPILLDAYFRNTFFPVIHRQLFEKQLREGLHKQEKSFLRLVLLVCANGARWCKDPRVLDESCPVSRSAGHRWFRQFEMWHRNLVITNELSLWDAQILVVSTYGAWVTVGAALRMMQHVGSHRKKFKQTLESELHKRCFWSMLMLDRLHSFHFGRNGAISDSDFDIDEVLEVDDELWPLDPDALPPVQPSNVTPKLQVFNQSIALMRIAGRCLQTIYALDQTKRLLGIDRPEGLLWVVNDINSQLLNWAHGMPVHLQLPDQPLPNGESLFSGFINMWAYYYELVISINRPFISKTSELSVACIAICREAAKGFSKMARTHCRLPESRSKFIPGLCYPAFSSAMVLAIDLMSQSSPKGPNLDYTEFGLDILEDTYTVEQKEWDMMTCIEYWKMGKRTSK; the protein is encoded by the exons ATGAAACCCATTGTATCCTGTGATAAATGCCTAGGAGACAAG GTTCAATGTCGGTTCAAGCCCACACAGTATGACCGGTGTCAGGGATGCACTGCCCTGGGGATTGAGTGCAGTTGGACCCACGTTCCAAAACCTGAACTAACTCCAGATACATC CTACATAAAATATCTGGAATCAAAAGTGAAGGACATAGAGAAGTATCTTAAGCGG AACCGCCCAGATATCAAGACCAAAAAAGACATTGATTGTTTACTCGAAGATGAGGGAGACACAACCTTTGCGCTCCTCGACAGCACCTCTGACATCCATACTGGCCAAACATCTTCTGGGATTGATCTTACGGAGAGTCCCACATTATCTCAATTTATCCGACGATCGCGTATGGCCGAGTTTGGCTCCAAAGCAACTGCTGATGATGAAAACACCATGTGGGAGGCTACATCGGCCAATTTTCGCAACTCTCGGTACTACGGTCATTCTAGCACTTGCATTCTATCTCGTGATGCCATGATTATCCGTTACGACTGTCAAAATGGCCAAATTCCGTCAAGTATATCTGGTGGCGGCTACATACGGCCTGAATTTTGGAACACTTCCAGCGTTGAAATGAGGCTACTTCAGCAACACGCTCATGACATTTGGGAAGCTGAAAAAATGTTGCTGAATCTTCCGTCGGATGACCTGATGCCTATTCTCCTGGACGCTTACTTTCGCAACACATTCTTTCCTGTGATCCACCGACAGCTTTTCGAGAAACAACTTAGAGAGGGTTTACACAAGCAAGAAAAATCATTTCTTCGTCTGGTTCTACTTGTCTGTGCCAACGGTGCAAGGTGGTGCAAGGATCCCAGGGTGTTGGACGAGAGCTGTCCTGTATCACGTAGTGCTGGACATCGATGGTTCCGACAGTTTGAGATGTGGCACAGAAATTTAGTCATAACCAATGAATTATCCCTATGGGACGCACAAATTCTTGTAGTAT CGACTTATGGTGCGTGGGTTACAGTGGGCGCCGCACTTCGAATGATGCAGCATGTTGGCTCTCATCGCAAAAAGTTCAAACAAACCTTGGAGAGTGAATTGCACAAGAGATGCTTTTG GTCGATGTTAATGCTTGATCGCCTTCATAG CTTTCACTTTGGGAGAAATGGAGCAATATCAGATTCCGA CTTCGACATAGACGAGGTGTTAGAAGTCGATGATGAATTATGGCCATTGGATCCTGATGCTCTACCCCCGGTTCAACCCTCAAACGTTACACCAAAACTCCAAGTGTTCAACCAATCGATTGCGCTGATGAGGATTGCTGGTCGATGTCTTCAAACCATA TATGCACTTGACCAGACAAAACGTCTGCTTGGAATAGATCGACCTGAGGGCTTGTTATGGGTGGTCAATGATATCAATTCCCAGTTACTCAACTGGGCTCATGGGATGCCGGTGCATC TACAACTTCCCGACCAACCTTTGCCCAACGGAGAGTCACTGTTCTCGGGATTCATTAACATGTGGGCTTACTACTACGAATTAGTCATTTCGATTAACCGCCCGTTTATTTCGAAAACTTCTGAGCTCTCTGTCGCATGTATAGCAATATGCCGTGAAGCAGCAAAGGGATTTTCAAAAATGGCTCGCACTCACTGCCGACTCCCCGAATCGCGTTCCAAGTTTATTCCTGGGTTGTGTTATCCTGCCTTTTCTAGCGCAATGGTCCTCGCTATCGATTTGATGTCTCAAAGCTCCCCGAAGGGTCCGAACCTTGATTACACGGAGTTTGGACTAGATATACTTGAGGACACGTACACTGTGGAGCAAAAGGAGTGGGACATGATGACATGCATCGAGTACTGGAAGATGGGGAAGCGTACTTCCAAATAG
- a CDS encoding Tyrosine kinase domain-containing protein, with translation MSFGNTSESSERNAGAWVTRDTPLADILLNLTLQNIPDLTKEIDLDLASTTPFATGGSADIFRGHYNGELIAIKVPRLDQKHPEDDGRKIAARGVYNWSKCRHPNIHQLLGFTIFHSRVGMVSPYEKNGNFRHYLATNTTSIQERLDLICKGASYLHQSRIVHGDIKGNNVLISGDGIAMLTDFDNAELEEQSLIFTRTGRLVLSPRWTAPEVILGLTGKTLEADVYSLAMTILEMMTCKAPWANIPTDIGVVSAVLLQKKVPPRPTSIVRGDLWAILVDCWKHEQNARPGPADILKMNTISSPIPEREPIAIAYPRPFLLPVPPGLSLVGNGGEIPGSSRSKGFIRPSLAGHHPQPRSRFRFHFHFRFHFRFRFRFRFPGPCAAPDVNSPGEPLEFSEVDFLSQENPEPDIPSQRLHTTQKPPISPDIGTYSPTPFPPFHPHALASHTPTLVPLAAPPAVPFQPIPNHPLAAHLPLRKTCPEWNRSRPLPLSSRLSIPSPTKLGPCRPKSHPRPTARRAQNLMQGNQ, from the exons ATGAGCTTTGGAAATACCTCAGAGTCGAGTGAGAGAAATGCG GGTGCTTGGGTAACAAGGGACACT CCTCTAGCCGACATTCTCTTAAACCTGACTCTTCAAAATATTCCTGATCTAACTAAGGAAATAGATCTGGACTTGGCAAGTACAACTCCCTTTGCGACAGGAGGCTCCGCCGATATATTTAGGGGACACTATAATGGAGAGTTGATAGCCATAAAAGTTCCAAGACTCGATCAAAAGCATCCAGAGGATGATGGGAGA AAAATAGCCGCTCGCGGTGTATACAACTGGAGTAAATGCCGGCATCCTAATATCCACCAATTGCTTGGGTTTACTATATTTCACAGTAGGGTCGGGATGGTTTCCCCTTACGAGAAAAATGGGAATTTTAGACATTATCTCGCCACCAATACAACATCGATCCAAGAACGACTGGATCTG ATATGTAAAGGAGCGTCTTATTTGCACCAGTCTAGAATT GTCCATGGTGACATCAAAGGG AACAACGTCCTAATATCAGGAGATGGGATTGCGATGTTGACTGACTTTGACAACGCCGAGCTCGAAGAGCAATCGTTGATTTTCACGCGAACTGGAAGGCTCGTATTATCACCCCGGTGGACG GCCCCCGAGGTTATCCTAGGACTGACTGGGAAGACACTTGAGGCTGATGTGTATTCGCTGGCTATG ACTATACTT GAAATGATGACATGCAAGGCTCCGTGGGCCAACATTCCAACTGATATAGGTGTTGTTTCTGCTGTTTTACTCCAAAAGAAGGTTCCTCCAAGGCCTACTAGCATTGTTCGGGGTGATTTGTGGGCCATTCTTGTTGATTGCTGGAAACATGAGCAAAATGCACGACCTGGGCCCGCTGATATACTAAAAATG AATACCATATCGTCTCCTATCCCCGAACGGGAACCAATTGCAATTGCCTACCCGCGACCTTTCCTACTCCCCGTTCCCCCGGGACTTTCATTGGTGGGTAATGGCGGAGAAATACCTGGTTCTTCCCGCTCCAAGGGCTTCATCCGCCCCTCCTTGGCCGGCCACCACCCCCAGCCCCGGTCCCGCTTCCGCTTCCATTTCCATTTCCGTTTCCATTTCCGTTTCCGCTTCCGTTTCCGCTTCCCGGGGCCTTGTGCAGCCCCAGACGTCAATTCTCCTGGAGAACCTCTGGAATTTAGTGAAGTAGATTTTCTATCCCAGGAGAACCCGGAACCAGACATTCCAAGTCAG cgcctacacactacacaaaaaccgcccataagtcctgatataggcacctattcccccacgccgtttccaccattccatccacacgctctggcgtcccacacccctaCTCTCGTCCCTCTAGCCGCTCCTCCCGccgttccattccaacccattcccaaccaccctcttgcagcacatctcccgctTCGCAAGACCTGcccagaatggaaccggagccgacccttgccgctctcctcgaggctatccaTACCCTCACcaaccaagttgggtccttgcaggcccaagtcacatccaaggccaacagctcgcAGAGCTCAAAACcttatgcaaggaaaccaatgA
- a CDS encoding Serine/threonine-protein kinase: MASKLLRVLSSLTQGSQSSRPVSVASALSDAGDTPMEDGTNSANESVLQLSHSRTSSVGGDRKPQNELRALASLASQCALSLIEVADELKPVPYIGPLVECLTLVFRAVERTRVNKEQWKLLQGRCVMVLRIGGAQVMNNGHQHYPGLVEAARELENTLDEITKRVEHYNQMKDTFTLLKHQTISEEIERFFGKLDYCLRLFSVAPTSPRLNGSDNSVPLENRNIERLQDELERHEGRHTRELTDMKVDIQGIDHKGVLSKIDKIDEALRQVLDNKSAILQAQSTTTADTYIDAQQIIRTILSVTKLQLPPKLLLGKQCILDANVPIQTGITCVYLASFLGGEKVAKKVFRLGISDQKSVDKYASRFLRIAELWSKLRSDYTLPFYGIGMEPSGRNNHFQLYMVSPWMKNFDAMTYLDRYRDNSGVKKNILQIVTDAALGLQYLHNRPPVVHSGMKGALENDEDPELPVVMTGKTEAQRWMAPEMFGDGELVLTTHCDVWGWAMATLEIISGSVPYCKHRQDMNVMYKILEGPPQRKDYPKFDKYIHKPDKMWELLEKCWANEPESRPTMDEVVVALKAIARMPE, translated from the exons ATGGCGAGCAAATTATTAA GAGTGCTATCGTCTTTGACTCAAGGGAGTCAATCATCTCGACCGGTGTCGGTTGCTTCTGCGCTATCTGACGCCGGAGATACTCCAATGGAAGACGGGACCAACTCGGCCAATGAGTCAGTCCTTCAATTATCCCACTCTCGCACCTCATCCGTGGGAGGAGACCGAAAACCTCAAAACGAACTTCGAGCACTGGCATCGCTGGCTTCCCAATGTGCCCTCTCCTTGATCGAAGTCGCGGATGAGCTCAAGCCTGTGCCTTACATTGGCCCACTGGTAGAGTGCTTGACGCTTGTCTTTCGGGCTGTGGAGCGGACACGGGTGAACAA AGAGCAGTGGAAGCTACTCCAGGGCCGATGTGTGATGGTGTTACGTATTGGCGGAGCGCAAGTGATGAACAATGGACATCAGCATTATCCTGGACTCGTCGAAGCCGCTCGGGAACTAGAGAA CACCCTAGATGAGATTACGAAGCGCGTAGAGCATTATAACCAAATGAAGGACACATTCACACTTCTGAAGCATCAAACTATCAGTGAGGAGATCGAACGTTTCTTTGGAAAGCTTGACTATTGTCTACGTCTATTTTCTGTAG CGCCGACGTCGCCCAGGCTCAATGGATCGGACAATTCCGTGCCGTTAGAGAACAGAAATATTGAACGCCTTCAAGATGAACTTGAACGACATGAAGGTCGACATACAAGGGAACTAACAGACATGAAGGTCGACATACAGGGAATCGATCATAAAGGGGTACTATCAAAGATAGACAAGATAGACGAAGCACTCCGCCAAGTTCTTGACAATAAATCCGCG ATTCTGCAAGCGCAATCTACAACAACTGCAGACACCTATATCGACGCACAACAGATCATCCGAACCATCCTGTCAGTCACAAAACTCCAACTACCACCCAAGCTCTTACTCGGAAAGCAATGCATACTCGACGCAAACGTCCCGATTCAAACGGGCATCACATGTGTTTACCTGGCCTCTTTTCTCGGAGGAGAGAAAGTGGCCAAGAAGGTATTTAGGCTTGGAATATCCGATCAGAAGAGTGTGGACAAGTACGCTTCGCGGTTTTTGCGGATTGCTGAGTTGTGGTCTAAGCTTCGGTCGGATTATACTCTTCCATTCTATGGAATTGGGATGGAGCCGTCTGGAAGGAATAATCATTTCCAGTT ATACATGGTCTCTCCGTGGATGAAGAACTTTGATGCG ATGACATATCTGGATCGCTATCGCGATAACAGTGGAGTGAAGAAAAACATCCTCCAAATA GTCACTGATGCTGCATTAGGACTCCAATATCTTCACAACCGTCCACCTGTGGTTCACTCTGGAATGAAAGGA GCCCTGGAGAACGATGAAGACCCGGAGCTTCCTGTTGTGATGACAGGCAAGACCGAAGCGCAACGATGGATG GCGCCAGAGATGTTTGGCGATGGTGAGCTCGTGCTCACAACTCATTGCGATGTCTGGGGATG gGCAATGGCTACTCTCGAA ATTATTAGCGGCTCGGTTCCTTACTGCAAGCATAGACAAGATATGAATGTCATGTACAAGATACTAGAAGGTCCACCCCAGCGTAAAGACTACCCGAAGTTCGACAAATATATACATAAACCTGACAAAATGTGGGAGTTGTTGGAAAAATGTTGGGCTAACGAGCCTGAGAGCCGGCCAACAATGGACGAGGTAGTTGTGGCTTtgaaggcaattgccaggaTGCCCGAGTAG